One segment of Variovorax sp. PAMC28562 DNA contains the following:
- a CDS encoding ABC transporter permease, translating into MVPAASATGQVSRGARWRRWARNRPWLGSCIAAVLAWAATQWSGDGGGSGGLLTAALAFSAFTVLVSLGQMLVISVGPGNADLSIPSTIALSGAAAMIVMNGDNAMLVPGLLAATVVGMAVGVFNFGLIRLLRIPPIIATLAASLIVMSVAINVGRGLKVKPPPLFSDLMAMRVVGVPLVALVALAVTLAVALMLERTVLGRSIAAVGQNRRAALLAGLRVERTRFLAYVICAALAGLTGALIAGFSGGNSLDQGQEYLLMTIAVVVIGGTAVAGGRPSVPGIWGAAMFMFLLVALLNAVGAGPGLRTLLTGVIIIAVIVLASSRAER; encoded by the coding sequence ATGGTTCCGGCAGCCTCTGCCACCGGTCAGGTTTCGCGTGGTGCCCGCTGGCGCCGCTGGGCGCGCAACCGCCCGTGGCTCGGCTCGTGCATCGCCGCGGTGCTGGCGTGGGCCGCGACGCAGTGGAGCGGTGACGGTGGCGGCTCGGGCGGCTTGCTGACTGCGGCGCTGGCGTTCTCGGCGTTCACCGTGCTGGTGTCGCTGGGCCAGATGCTGGTCATCAGCGTCGGGCCGGGCAACGCCGACCTGTCGATCCCCTCGACCATCGCGCTGTCGGGCGCGGCCGCGATGATCGTCATGAACGGCGACAACGCGATGCTGGTACCGGGCCTGCTGGCCGCTACCGTCGTCGGCATGGCGGTCGGCGTCTTCAACTTCGGGCTGATCCGGCTGCTGCGCATTCCGCCGATCATCGCCACGCTCGCCGCATCGCTCATCGTGATGTCGGTGGCCATCAATGTCGGGCGCGGGCTGAAGGTGAAGCCGCCACCGCTCTTTTCGGACCTGATGGCGATGCGTGTGGTGGGCGTACCGCTGGTGGCCCTGGTCGCGCTCGCGGTCACGCTGGCGGTCGCCCTCATGCTGGAGCGCACGGTGCTCGGCCGCTCGATCGCCGCGGTGGGGCAGAACCGCCGCGCCGCCCTGCTCGCCGGGTTGCGGGTGGAGCGCACGCGCTTTCTGGCCTACGTGATCTGCGCCGCACTGGCCGGGCTCACCGGCGCGCTCATCGCGGGCTTCTCGGGCGGCAACTCGCTCGACCAGGGCCAGGAATACCTGCTGATGACCATCGCCGTCGTCGTCATCGGCGGCACCGCGGTGGCGGGTGGCCGGCCCAGCGTGCCGGGCATCTGGGGCGCCGCCATGTTCATGTTCCTGCTGGTGGCGCTGCTCAACGCCGTCGGCGCCGGACCGGGGCTGCGCACATTGCTCACCGGTGTGATCATCATCGCGGTGATCGTGCTCGCGAGCTCGCGCGCCGAGCGGTGA
- a CDS encoding ABC transporter permease yields MQRRRRVVLMQTLLPAIALAVLLAAVFMRQPRAMSYFGVNLLLNLAIPVMFATLAQMMVLAVSDLDLSIGPFVSLVACIGATLMPTQPLLAVLALAAAVGVYALAGALIQARQLPSIVVTLGLSFVWLGCAVLLLPTPGGTAPEWLQAAMRFKTPLLPLPIWMAVATGIVGHLLITRSAFGTLVRGLGGNPAAIARAGWNMVRVRASVYAIAGVFGVCAGLMLVGQSTSADANIASRYTLVAIAAAILGGAEFAGGKVAPVGAVLGALTVTLAASFLTFLNIAPDWQIGMQGLILVAVLGLRAAIDLAGGKR; encoded by the coding sequence ATGCAGCGCCGGCGCCGCGTCGTGCTGATGCAGACGCTGTTGCCGGCCATCGCCCTCGCCGTGCTGCTGGCGGCGGTCTTCATGAGGCAGCCGCGCGCCATGTCGTACTTCGGCGTCAACCTGCTGCTCAACCTCGCCATCCCGGTGATGTTCGCGACGCTGGCGCAAATGATGGTCCTCGCGGTGAGCGATCTCGATCTGTCGATCGGGCCGTTCGTCTCGCTGGTCGCGTGCATCGGCGCGACCCTTATGCCGACACAACCGCTGCTCGCCGTGCTGGCGCTGGCCGCAGCGGTCGGCGTGTATGCGCTGGCCGGGGCCCTGATCCAGGCGCGTCAGTTGCCGTCGATCGTGGTCACGCTGGGCCTGTCGTTCGTGTGGCTGGGCTGCGCGGTGCTGCTGCTGCCCACGCCGGGCGGCACGGCGCCCGAATGGCTTCAGGCGGCCATGCGTTTCAAGACGCCGCTGCTGCCGCTGCCGATCTGGATGGCGGTGGCGACGGGCATCGTCGGCCATCTGCTCATCACGCGCAGTGCGTTCGGCACACTTGTGCGCGGCCTCGGCGGCAACCCGGCGGCCATCGCGCGGGCCGGCTGGAACATGGTGCGGGTGCGCGCCAGCGTGTATGCGATCGCGGGGGTCTTCGGCGTCTGCGCCGGGCTGATGCTGGTCGGGCAAAGCACCTCGGCCGATGCCAACATCGCCTCGCGCTACACCTTGGTCGCCATTGCCGCGGCGATTCTCGGTGGCGCGGAATTCGCAGGCGGCAAGGTTGCGCCGGTGGGTGCGGTGCTGGGTGCGCTCACGGTCACGCTGGCGGCTTCGTTCCTCACTTTTCTCAACATAGCGCCGGACTGGCAAATCGGCATGCAGGGCTTGATCCTGGTCGCGGTGCTGGGCTTGCGCGCGGCCATCGACCTGGCCGGAGGCAAGCGATGA
- a CDS encoding glycosyltransferase family 2 protein, with protein sequence MSPPHAPAITVSIVSHGQLALIEPLLDQLARYSNAVVAKVVLTINVPEPDILAGRTWAFPVERIENRTPMGFGANHNQAFTRCTTPWFLVLNPDIRFDSDVLTPLLAQAAPTSGLLTPRILEPGKSVPEQHRATITPREILTRRKSGYVRPQVPAWIPGLFMLFRGEAYAAIDGFDERFFMYGEDFDICARIQLAGWQLQVGEDLVARHDAQRASHAKAKHLYWHVTSLLKVWASATFWRYRQLEDKKA encoded by the coding sequence ATGTCCCCTCCTCACGCCCCAGCCATCACCGTTTCGATCGTCAGTCATGGCCAGCTGGCATTGATCGAACCGCTGCTCGATCAGCTGGCGCGCTACAGCAACGCCGTCGTTGCCAAGGTGGTGCTCACCATCAATGTCCCCGAGCCCGACATCCTGGCGGGCCGCACCTGGGCCTTTCCGGTCGAGCGGATCGAGAACAGAACGCCAATGGGCTTCGGCGCCAACCACAACCAGGCGTTCACGCGCTGTACGACGCCGTGGTTCCTGGTGCTCAACCCGGACATCCGTTTCGACAGCGATGTACTCACGCCGTTGCTGGCCCAGGCCGCGCCGACCAGTGGGCTCTTGACGCCGCGCATTCTCGAGCCCGGCAAATCGGTGCCCGAACAACATCGAGCCACCATCACGCCGCGCGAAATTCTGACGCGGCGCAAATCTGGCTACGTGCGGCCGCAGGTGCCGGCGTGGATTCCTGGTCTGTTCATGCTGTTTCGCGGCGAGGCCTACGCGGCCATCGACGGGTTCGACGAGCGGTTCTTCATGTACGGGGAAGACTTCGATATCTGCGCGCGCATTCAACTGGCCGGATGGCAACTTCAGGTCGGCGAAGACCTCGTGGCACGTCACGATGCGCAGCGGGCGAGCCATGCCAAGGCGAAGCACCTGTACTGGCATGTGACCAGCTTGCTGAAGGTGTGGGCTTCGGCGACGTTCTGGCGCTATCGACAGCTCGAAGATAAGAAGGCCTGA
- the slmA gene encoding nucleoid occlusion factor SlmA has protein sequence MTESASESAAELIAAPVLPAAPAVRKRPKPGERRVQILQALGAMLEQPGAERVTTAALAARLDVSEAALYRHFASKAQMFEGLIDFIEQSIFTLVNQITERDAPGREQAARIVSLLVQFAEKNPGMTRVMVGDALVYENERLQQRMNQFFDKIEASLRQALRDAASAEGSATPSVDAQVRASALTSFAVGRLQRFARSGFRRLPSEHLEATVALML, from the coding sequence ATGACTGAAAGCGCTTCTGAATCTGCGGCCGAACTGATCGCTGCACCGGTCCTTCCCGCTGCCCCGGCCGTGCGCAAGCGACCGAAGCCCGGCGAGCGGCGCGTGCAAATCCTGCAGGCGCTCGGCGCCATGCTGGAGCAGCCCGGTGCCGAGCGCGTCACCACGGCGGCGCTGGCGGCGCGGCTCGATGTAAGCGAGGCGGCGCTGTACCGGCACTTCGCCAGCAAGGCGCAGATGTTCGAAGGCCTCATCGACTTCATCGAGCAGAGCATCTTCACGCTGGTCAACCAGATCACCGAGCGTGACGCGCCGGGGCGGGAGCAGGCGGCACGCATCGTCTCGCTGCTCGTGCAGTTCGCGGAAAAAAATCCGGGCATGACGCGGGTCATGGTCGGCGATGCACTGGTCTACGAAAACGAGCGTTTGCAACAACGCATGAATCAGTTCTTCGACAAGATTGAAGCCAGCCTGCGCCAGGCGCTGCGCGATGCGGCATCGGCCGAGGGCTCGGCCACACCGTCGGTCGATGCACAGGTGCGTGCCTCGGCGCTCACGTCGTTCGCAGTCGGCCGGCTGCAGCGCTTCGCGCGCTCGGGCTTCCGGCGGCTGCCGTCGGAACACCTCGAGGCGACGGTCGCCTTGATGCTCTGA
- a CDS encoding glycosyltransferase family 2 protein: protein MNLIARLTHLVRLGVQHGPRMASKLPQAWRVYRKAGWQGMVWELRRRVRKTNDYANWVATYDTLTAETRTAITQRVAAMQAPPLISIVMPTYNPNPVHLRAAIESVRAQLYPHWELCIADDASTAAEVRSILEFYRDSDPRIKVVFRPKNGHISFASNSALELVTGPWIALMDHDDLLPEHALFWMVDCIAKHPDARLIYSDEDKIDESGQRSDPYFKPDWNIDLFRSQNMFSHLGVLSTELVRSVGGFRVGLEGSQDWDLVMRCMEHVDAWQVQHVPRVLYHWRVHAESTARSMNAKPYAAIAGERALNEHYQRIGVKAVAEYQQFGYRTRYVLPDELPLVSIIIPTRNGLDLMRQCIQSIDKKTTYGRYEIIIVDNGSDDPAALAYFAKLAERANVRVLRDERPFNYSALNNAAVAAARGDVIALVNNDIEVMSPDWLLEMVGIALQPGVGAIGARLWYPDMTLQHGGVVLGLGLGMASHAHKGLPRGLNGYAGRAALTQSFSAVTAACMVVRKSTYEQVGGLDEVNLAVAFNDIDFCLRLREAGYRNVWTPYAELMHHESATRGDDMAPDKRKRFEREIAYMKSRWADVIANDPAYSPNLTLDAEDFSYAWPPRVERI from the coding sequence ATGAATTTGATTGCTCGACTGACCCACCTGGTTCGACTCGGGGTGCAGCACGGCCCGCGCATGGCGAGCAAGCTGCCGCAGGCTTGGCGCGTCTACCGCAAGGCGGGCTGGCAGGGCATGGTGTGGGAACTGCGGCGCCGAGTGCGCAAGACCAACGACTACGCGAACTGGGTCGCGACCTACGACACCCTGACAGCCGAGACTCGCACGGCCATCACGCAGCGTGTTGCGGCAATGCAAGCGCCACCGCTGATCTCGATAGTGATGCCGACCTACAACCCGAACCCGGTACACCTGCGTGCCGCGATCGAGTCGGTGCGAGCGCAGCTCTATCCGCATTGGGAGCTGTGCATCGCGGACGATGCATCCACGGCGGCGGAAGTCCGGTCGATCCTGGAGTTCTACCGTGACTCGGACCCGCGCATCAAGGTGGTGTTTCGTCCGAAGAACGGTCACATTTCTTTTGCATCCAATAGCGCCCTCGAACTCGTGACCGGCCCCTGGATCGCGTTGATGGACCATGACGATCTTCTGCCGGAGCACGCGCTGTTTTGGATGGTCGACTGCATCGCGAAGCATCCCGATGCGCGACTCATCTATTCCGACGAAGACAAGATCGACGAGAGCGGGCAGCGATCCGACCCCTACTTTAAGCCTGACTGGAACATCGACCTGTTTCGCTCGCAAAACATGTTCAGCCACCTCGGCGTTCTGTCGACCGAGCTGGTTCGTTCGGTTGGAGGGTTTCGCGTCGGTCTGGAGGGCTCGCAAGACTGGGACTTGGTGATGCGCTGCATGGAGCACGTCGATGCCTGGCAGGTCCAGCACGTGCCGCGCGTGCTTTACCACTGGCGCGTGCACGCGGAGAGCACCGCGCGCTCGATGAACGCCAAGCCTTACGCGGCTATCGCAGGCGAGCGGGCACTGAACGAGCACTACCAACGCATCGGCGTCAAAGCCGTTGCCGAGTACCAGCAGTTCGGCTATCGCACGCGGTACGTGTTGCCGGATGAGCTGCCTCTCGTGTCCATCATCATCCCCACGCGCAACGGGCTCGACCTGATGCGCCAATGCATACAGTCGATAGACAAGAAGACGACGTACGGCCGCTACGAAATCATCATCGTGGACAACGGGTCGGACGACCCGGCCGCGCTTGCGTATTTCGCGAAGCTGGCCGAACGAGCGAATGTGCGGGTGCTGCGCGACGAGCGGCCTTTCAACTATTCGGCGTTGAACAACGCGGCGGTCGCTGCCGCGCGGGGTGACGTCATTGCGCTGGTCAACAACGACATTGAAGTGATGTCTCCTGACTGGCTCTTGGAGATGGTGGGCATTGCCTTGCAACCGGGCGTGGGCGCGATCGGTGCGCGGCTCTGGTATCCGGACATGACGCTGCAGCATGGCGGTGTCGTTCTGGGTCTCGGCCTGGGCATGGCTTCACATGCACACAAGGGGCTGCCGCGCGGCTTGAACGGCTATGCGGGTCGTGCTGCGCTGACGCAGTCTTTCTCCGCCGTCACTGCCGCTTGCATGGTCGTGCGCAAGTCCACCTATGAACAGGTCGGTGGACTCGACGAAGTCAACTTGGCGGTCGCTTTCAACGACATCGACTTCTGTCTGCGGCTGCGCGAAGCGGGCTATCGAAATGTGTGGACGCCGTATGCGGAGTTGATGCATCACGAATCTGCCACGCGCGGCGACGACATGGCGCCCGACAAGCGAAAGCGTTTCGAGCGCGAGATCGCGTACATGAAGAGCCGCTGGGCCGATGTGATCGCGAACGACCCGGCTTACAGCCCGAACCTGACGCTCGACGCTGAAGACTTCAGCTACGCATGGCCGCCGCGAGTCGAGCGGATATGA
- a CDS encoding SMP-30/gluconolactonase/LRE family protein — translation MTFERIDPRFNICIPGPERIEQLWTGGRWCEGPAWFGAHRTLVWSDIPNNRMLRYDELSGATSVFREAANNSNGHTVDRQGRLVSCEHLTRRVTRTEHDGSITVLASHWQGKRLNSPNDVVVHSDGGVWFTDPSYGILSDYEGLRADSEIGACNVYRIDPTSGTVDLVADDFVKPNGLAFSPDESVLYIADTGASHAADGPRHIRSFDVAADGKRLGKARGKNGVFATCDNGLFDGFRVDTEGRLWSSAGDGVHAFDADGTLLGKLLVPERVANVCFGGPKRNRLFICATSSLYAIYLNAKGL, via the coding sequence ATGACCTTCGAACGCATCGACCCCCGCTTCAACATCTGCATCCCGGGACCGGAACGCATCGAGCAACTCTGGACCGGCGGCCGCTGGTGCGAAGGCCCGGCCTGGTTCGGCGCGCACCGCACGCTGGTGTGGTCGGACATCCCCAACAACCGCATGCTGCGCTACGACGAACTCAGTGGCGCCACGTCGGTGTTTCGTGAAGCGGCCAACAACTCGAACGGCCATACGGTCGATCGGCAAGGCCGGCTCGTCAGTTGCGAGCACCTGACGCGGCGCGTGACGCGCACGGAACACGATGGCTCGATCACCGTGTTGGCATCGCACTGGCAGGGCAAGCGGCTGAATTCGCCGAACGACGTGGTCGTGCATTCGGATGGCGGCGTGTGGTTCACCGACCCAAGCTACGGCATCCTGTCGGACTACGAAGGCCTTCGCGCCGACAGCGAAATCGGCGCCTGCAATGTGTACCGCATCGACCCGACCAGCGGTACCGTCGACCTCGTGGCCGATGACTTCGTCAAGCCCAACGGGCTGGCGTTTTCGCCGGACGAATCGGTGCTGTACATCGCCGACACGGGCGCCAGCCATGCCGCCGATGGGCCGCGGCACATCCGCAGTTTCGATGTCGCTGCAGATGGCAAGCGGCTCGGCAAAGCACGCGGTAAGAACGGCGTGTTCGCAACCTGCGACAACGGTCTGTTCGATGGCTTCCGGGTCGACACCGAAGGCCGCCTCTGGAGCAGCGCGGGCGATGGCGTGCACGCGTTCGATGCCGACGGGACGTTGCTCGGCAAGCTGCTCGTCCCGGAGCGCGTGGCCAACGTGTGCTTCGGCGGACCCAAGCGCAACCGGCTCTTTATCTGCGCCACGAGCTCGCTCTACGCCATTTATCTGAACGCCAAAGGACTCTGA
- a CDS encoding glycosyltransferase family 4 protein, which translates to MIALIVISFLVSAFAVQVFMRRARRHARLYAADMPQRFHKGHVPRLGGAGIMLGMGTAWLVAGLGTEVFNVDWPFKAAAIALACMTPAVLGGIVEDVTQRVSVRYRLGLTIGSALLLCWVLGLGVSRTGVELVDRALVAWPYMAVLFAAIAIGGLPHAFNIIDGYNGLAGTVAVLVCLAISHVALQVGDRQLAAMVICLMGATLGFLIWNYPRGKIFAGDGGAYVWGMVIAVACVSLVQRHPTVSPWFPMLLLIYPVWETMFSIYRKLARGQSPGMADALHFHQLIFRRIVRVAFADDEARQLLARNNRTSPYLWIFAAATVVPAVLFWNRTWVLVVFCALFVATYVAAYLMIVRFKVPRWLRP; encoded by the coding sequence ATGATTGCCCTGATCGTCATCAGTTTTCTCGTCTCCGCGTTCGCCGTGCAGGTCTTCATGCGCAGGGCGCGCCGCCACGCACGGCTCTACGCCGCCGACATGCCACAGCGGTTTCACAAGGGCCATGTTCCGCGTCTCGGGGGGGCGGGAATCATGCTCGGCATGGGCACGGCGTGGCTCGTAGCGGGCCTAGGCACCGAGGTCTTCAACGTCGATTGGCCCTTCAAGGCCGCCGCTATCGCGCTGGCGTGCATGACGCCGGCCGTCCTCGGCGGCATCGTCGAAGACGTGACCCAACGCGTGTCGGTGCGCTACCGGCTCGGGCTCACCATCGGCTCGGCGCTGCTGCTGTGCTGGGTACTGGGGCTCGGCGTTTCGCGCACGGGCGTCGAGTTGGTCGATCGGGCGCTGGTCGCGTGGCCTTACATGGCCGTGCTGTTCGCGGCCATCGCCATCGGCGGCCTGCCGCACGCTTTCAACATCATCGATGGCTACAACGGCCTGGCAGGTACGGTGGCGGTGCTGGTGTGCCTTGCCATCTCGCACGTCGCACTGCAGGTGGGCGACAGGCAACTGGCGGCGATGGTGATCTGCTTGATGGGTGCCACGCTCGGCTTCCTGATCTGGAACTACCCGCGCGGCAAGATCTTTGCCGGCGACGGCGGTGCTTACGTATGGGGCATGGTCATCGCGGTGGCGTGCGTGTCGCTGGTGCAGCGGCACCCGACGGTGTCGCCGTGGTTCCCGATGCTGCTGCTGATCTATCCGGTCTGGGAAACGATGTTCTCGATCTACCGCAAGCTGGCGCGCGGCCAGTCGCCCGGCATGGCCGACGCGCTGCACTTTCACCAGTTGATTTTCCGGCGCATCGTGCGCGTCGCCTTCGCCGACGACGAGGCTCGCCAGCTGCTGGCGCGCAACAACCGCACCTCGCCCTATCTCTGGATCTTTGCTGCGGCAACCGTCGTTCCGGCAGTGCTGTTCTGGAACCGTACCTGGGTGCTGGTCGTCTTTTGCGCGCTGTTCGTTGCGACCTACGTGGCGGCTTACCTGATGATCGTGCGCTTCAAGGTGCCGCGCTGGCTGCGGCCCTGA
- a CDS encoding glycosyltransferase family 2 protein, with amino-acid sequence MDVSVALCTRNGARYVAAQVESICAQDLMPREIVVSDDASTDNTVALVQETITRCGMADTIHLTVLRNDPPLGVTRNFEQAIEATRCPLIALCDQDDVWHAGRLARMVSPFRQRADLLLLHSDACLVDDALAPLGSTLFHALEVKPSELAAIQAGAAFEIFLRRNLVTGATTVFRRSLLGAALPFPAEWVHDEWLAAIASATGRMDVLVEPLIDYRQHASNQIGVRKPTLADKIAKAVAPRGDKHRKRLGRAEALLQRLTLLGVVVPDAHLQAQLGKVAHQRFRTDLPANRLARIPSVLAEALRGRYERFDRGLQSVAQDLLERG; translated from the coding sequence TTGGACGTCTCAGTCGCGCTCTGCACACGCAACGGCGCGCGCTATGTCGCAGCGCAGGTCGAAAGCATCTGCGCTCAGGATCTGATGCCGCGTGAGATCGTTGTCTCCGACGACGCATCGACTGACAACACCGTCGCGCTCGTGCAGGAGACGATCACACGCTGCGGCATGGCCGACACCATCCACCTCACGGTGCTCCGCAACGACCCGCCGCTCGGTGTGACGCGCAACTTCGAGCAAGCGATCGAGGCCACGCGTTGCCCGTTGATCGCACTGTGCGATCAGGACGATGTCTGGCATGCCGGCCGACTGGCGCGCATGGTCTCGCCATTTCGCCAACGCGCCGATTTGCTGCTGCTGCATTCGGATGCCTGCCTCGTCGACGACGCCCTCGCGCCTCTAGGTTCAACCTTGTTCCACGCACTCGAAGTCAAGCCGTCCGAGCTCGCCGCCATCCAGGCCGGTGCGGCCTTCGAAATCTTCTTGCGTCGCAATCTGGTGACGGGAGCGACAACGGTGTTCCGACGGTCGCTGCTCGGCGCAGCGCTGCCATTCCCCGCCGAATGGGTGCACGACGAATGGCTGGCAGCCATCGCATCGGCAACGGGTCGGATGGACGTTTTGGTCGAGCCGCTGATCGACTATCGCCAGCACGCATCCAACCAGATCGGCGTACGCAAACCGACGCTGGCGGACAAGATCGCGAAGGCGGTCGCGCCGCGTGGTGACAAGCATCGAAAGCGTTTGGGCAGGGCGGAAGCGTTGTTGCAGCGTTTGACGTTGCTTGGTGTCGTCGTGCCCGACGCGCATCTTCAGGCGCAACTCGGCAAGGTGGCGCACCAGCGCTTCAGAACCGACCTGCCGGCCAACCGCCTTGCGCGCATCCCATCGGTGCTTGCCGAAGCCTTGCGCGGCCGCTACGAGCGTTTCGACCGCGGCCTGCAATCCGTCGCACAGGACTTGCTGGAACGCGGCTGA
- the argB gene encoding acetylglutamate kinase translates to MTDPVLNIPPRDKAEILAQALPYIRKFHGKTIVIKYGGNAMTDPALQADFAEDVVLLKLVGMNPVVVHGGGPQIEAALNKLGKKGSFIQGMRVTDAETMEVVEWVLAGEVQQDIVGLINQAGGKAVGLTGRDGGLIRAQKLKLVDRNDPNVHHDVGQVGEIVSIDPSVVKALQDDAFIPVISPIGFGEENESYNINADVVAGKLATVLKAEKLMLLTNTPGVLDKGGNLLTNLSAREIDDLFADGTISGGMLPKIEGALDAAKSGVNAVHIIDGRVPHAMLLEILTDQAYGTMIRAR, encoded by the coding sequence ATGACCGACCCCGTCCTGAACATTCCTCCCCGCGACAAAGCCGAGATCCTGGCGCAGGCGCTGCCCTACATCCGCAAGTTTCACGGCAAGACCATCGTCATCAAATACGGCGGCAATGCGATGACCGACCCGGCCCTGCAAGCCGACTTCGCCGAGGACGTGGTGCTGCTCAAGTTGGTTGGCATGAACCCGGTGGTGGTGCATGGCGGCGGCCCGCAGATCGAGGCAGCACTCAACAAGCTCGGCAAGAAGGGCAGCTTTATCCAGGGCATGCGCGTGACCGACGCCGAGACGATGGAAGTCGTCGAATGGGTGCTCGCCGGTGAGGTGCAGCAAGACATCGTCGGCCTGATCAACCAGGCCGGCGGCAAGGCGGTCGGGCTCACCGGTCGCGACGGCGGTTTGATCAGAGCGCAAAAGCTCAAGCTGGTCGACCGCAACGATCCCAACGTGCATCACGACGTGGGCCAGGTCGGCGAAATCGTCTCGATCGATCCGAGCGTGGTCAAGGCGCTGCAAGACGACGCGTTCATTCCGGTCATCAGCCCGATCGGTTTCGGCGAAGAAAACGAGAGCTACAACATCAACGCCGACGTGGTGGCCGGCAAGCTCGCCACCGTGCTCAAGGCGGAGAAGTTGATGCTGCTCACCAACACGCCCGGCGTGCTCGACAAGGGCGGCAATTTGCTGACCAACCTGAGCGCACGCGAGATCGACGACCTGTTTGCCGACGGCACCATCTCCGGCGGCATGTTGCCGAAGATCGAAGGCGCGCTCGATGCCGCCAAGAGCGGTGTGAACGCCGTTCACATCATCGACGGCCGGGTGCCACACGCGATGCTGCTGGAGATCCTGACCGACCAGGCTTACGGAACGATGATCAGGGCCCGATGA
- a CDS encoding malate/lactate/ureidoglycolate dehydrogenase, whose product MSHTLDASFLRTQITGILVAAGSAPAEADQVAANLVLANLSGHDSHGVGMLPRYVDAIAEGGLTPNASVKINLDIGTMMALDGQRGFGQIVGVQAIELGIARAKQHGSCIFTLSSAHHLGRIGHFAEMATAQGLVALHFVNVLSRPVVAPWGGGDGRFGTNPCCIGVPLAGAEPFLLDFATSRVAQGKMRVAHNKGEQVPDGYLIDEHGAPTNDPGVVVVPQSNGLFGALMTFGEHKGYGMAIACELLGGALTGGGTWHRPADTARSVFNGMLTVLIDPAKLGTQTSFEQEAREFVAWLRQSPPGAGFDAVQIAGEPERRARIERERDGIWLDDATWGEIVAAGAKVGVTVSA is encoded by the coding sequence ATGTCGCACACGCTCGACGCATCGTTTCTTCGCACGCAGATCACCGGCATTCTGGTGGCGGCGGGCAGCGCTCCGGCCGAGGCCGATCAAGTCGCGGCCAACCTCGTACTGGCCAATCTGAGCGGCCATGATTCGCACGGCGTCGGCATGTTGCCGCGCTATGTCGACGCCATCGCCGAGGGCGGCCTCACACCCAACGCATCGGTGAAGATCAACCTCGACATCGGCACGATGATGGCGCTCGACGGGCAACGTGGCTTCGGGCAGATCGTCGGCGTGCAGGCCATCGAACTCGGCATCGCGCGCGCCAAACAGCACGGCAGTTGCATCTTCACGCTGTCGAGCGCGCACCACCTCGGCCGTATCGGGCACTTCGCCGAGATGGCGACGGCGCAGGGCCTTGTGGCACTTCATTTCGTCAACGTGCTGTCACGGCCGGTGGTGGCGCCGTGGGGCGGTGGCGACGGCCGCTTCGGCACCAACCCGTGCTGCATCGGCGTGCCACTCGCGGGTGCCGAGCCGTTTTTGCTCGACTTCGCGACCAGTCGTGTCGCGCAAGGAAAGATGCGCGTGGCGCACAACAAGGGCGAACAGGTGCCCGACGGCTATCTCATCGACGAACACGGCGCGCCGACCAACGACCCCGGCGTGGTCGTGGTGCCGCAGAGCAACGGCCTGTTCGGCGCGCTCATGACCTTCGGCGAGCACAAGGGCTACGGCATGGCGATCGCGTGCGAGCTGCTCGGCGGCGCGCTCACCGGCGGCGGCACCTGGCATCGCCCGGCCGACACCGCGCGCAGCGTGTTCAACGGCATGCTGACCGTGCTGATCGACCCGGCCAAGCTGGGCACGCAAACGAGTTTCGAGCAAGAGGCTCGCGAATTCGTGGCGTGGCTTCGCCAAAGCCCACCGGGCGCCGGCTTCGATGCGGTGCAAATCGCCGGCGAGCCCGAGCGACGTGCGCGCATCGAGCGCGAGCGCGACGGTATCTGGCTGGACGATGCGACCTGGGGCGAGATCGTGGCGGCAGGCGCCAAGGTCGGGGTGACCGTCAGCGCCTGA